In Burkholderia cenocepacia, the following are encoded in one genomic region:
- a CDS encoding helix-turn-helix domain-containing protein, whose translation MMTDDELRQRLGDHEDQLVERKSEGVKGDELRQTLSAFANTIQSGRVGILFIGVADKGGMITGVANSDSVQKRVREAANDCYPPIRSYESHAFTIDEKTVVAVVVSSSDGRPHFTGPAYVRVGSESVKASAEQFDKLIASRNEKAGAILRMRDQPITVEAIGRRFDNPTHAPGARSQIEARIHDCDAHTVRLTVLAAGMSGWTIAEPLERVTICHDERRHRPMLILRPQP comes from the coding sequence ATGATGACCGATGACGAACTGCGGCAACGCCTCGGCGACCATGAAGATCAGCTGGTAGAGCGTAAATCGGAAGGCGTAAAGGGAGACGAATTGCGACAGACGCTGAGTGCCTTTGCCAACACCATTCAGTCAGGCCGCGTCGGCATTCTTTTCATTGGTGTCGCTGACAAAGGCGGCATGATCACGGGCGTAGCTAACTCCGATAGCGTCCAGAAGCGCGTGCGAGAGGCTGCCAACGACTGCTACCCACCCATCCGTAGCTACGAGTCCCATGCATTTACGATCGATGAAAAGACGGTCGTGGCGGTCGTCGTCAGCTCGAGCGACGGGCGGCCACATTTCACCGGGCCGGCATACGTTCGAGTCGGCTCAGAGTCGGTTAAGGCGTCTGCGGAGCAATTCGACAAGCTTATCGCGAGTCGCAACGAGAAGGCCGGAGCGATCCTGCGGATGAGAGATCAGCCGATCACCGTCGAAGCAATCGGCCGACGCTTCGACAATCCGACGCATGCGCCCGGCGCGCGCTCCCAGATCGAAGCGCGAATCCACGACTGTGACGCCCACACCGTGCGACTCACCGTGCTTGCGGCCGGCATGTCTGGCTGGACAATCGCTGAGCCGCTCGAGCGAGTAACGATCTGCCACGACGAGCGGCGACACAGGCCAATGCTGATTCTCCGTCCCCAGCCTTGA
- a CDS encoding esterase/lipase family protein: MSDNTNQSGGNSDFSDDTEQVVRQVGRTDKDGASVGHFTLTPASDTRQKELLCDVRPIIPVIFLPGVMGSPLVNKDTGEDIFFPPNTDGMLGKAGALPALLGMWFRGASTRETLYDPTVAQVTPFGPIRAGKLQKDDKEDQYVDEAEARRRGWGSVYRSSYQPMLAWLEEQLNEPKYMGKHKGAWIETDPDGTEWTLKPVLGTEPADYGATDAGAQKRGQAITEECAEFEHFAKYRYRVYAIGYNWLQSNEKSAKDVIEGLDVEDKKTGKKMRLMGIKEIIAENHSGKAIILTHSMGGLVARMAIAMHGAAGLMHGVFHNVLPATGAPIAAKRFRTGGGSEGGINGFINGALLGSDADEFVAVAANAPGPLELLPMPDYHNGDPWWIFARLDGTPVMKLPQQGDVYNEVYINQKWYGLVPEQSTSLLDPAGIVQKRLDNQPVKMSLSENFAKTMLFVVRNQEKIKDTYHDKTYVAYGDGALTPKASTASSEGNAKPKMEKSEKLDDLLAWGTVIWKGNIPPDVTEEELRAARFLGEKHDDSHTGTLRVHLDSRNVTIEFEVQKVAKLPPGSDAPDPQKNGIVPGDGTVPVWSAEAPAHSAEGGAARGIQMVFDQGGYVHQDSYKHPWARWALLYSIVQIAKDAPAC; the protein is encoded by the coding sequence ATGAGCGATAACACAAATCAAAGCGGCGGCAACTCGGACTTTAGCGACGACACCGAACAAGTGGTGCGACAGGTTGGTCGCACGGACAAGGACGGCGCGTCGGTCGGGCACTTCACGCTGACGCCGGCAAGCGACACGCGGCAAAAGGAACTGCTGTGCGACGTACGACCGATCATTCCGGTGATCTTCCTCCCGGGCGTGATGGGCTCGCCCTTGGTCAACAAGGACACCGGCGAAGATATTTTTTTTCCGCCGAACACGGACGGCATGCTCGGGAAAGCAGGCGCATTACCGGCTCTGCTCGGCATGTGGTTCAGGGGCGCGTCCACACGGGAAACGCTGTACGATCCGACCGTAGCCCAGGTGACCCCGTTTGGTCCCATCCGCGCCGGCAAGCTCCAAAAGGATGACAAGGAAGATCAGTATGTCGACGAGGCAGAGGCACGTCGACGCGGCTGGGGCTCGGTGTATCGATCGAGCTATCAACCGATGCTGGCGTGGCTCGAGGAGCAACTGAACGAGCCAAAGTATATGGGTAAGCACAAGGGGGCTTGGATCGAAACCGACCCCGACGGCACGGAGTGGACGCTCAAGCCCGTGCTCGGCACCGAGCCGGCCGACTACGGGGCGACCGACGCCGGCGCGCAAAAACGCGGCCAGGCGATCACGGAAGAGTGTGCCGAGTTCGAGCACTTCGCGAAATACCGGTACCGCGTGTATGCGATCGGCTACAACTGGCTGCAATCGAATGAGAAGTCGGCAAAAGACGTGATCGAAGGATTGGACGTCGAGGACAAGAAAACCGGCAAGAAGATGCGCTTGATGGGCATCAAGGAGATCATCGCCGAAAACCATAGTGGCAAGGCAATCATCCTGACGCACTCGATGGGCGGGCTAGTCGCGCGTATGGCAATTGCGATGCATGGCGCAGCGGGCCTAATGCACGGCGTTTTCCATAACGTACTGCCGGCGACCGGCGCACCGATTGCAGCGAAGCGGTTCCGCACCGGAGGCGGCAGCGAGGGCGGGATAAACGGTTTCATCAATGGCGCCCTGCTCGGAAGTGATGCGGACGAGTTTGTGGCAGTGGCCGCGAACGCGCCGGGGCCGCTGGAATTGCTCCCGATGCCCGATTACCACAATGGCGATCCGTGGTGGATCTTTGCCCGGCTCGATGGCACCCCGGTGATGAAGCTCCCGCAGCAGGGCGACGTATACAACGAGGTGTACATAAACCAAAAATGGTACGGCTTAGTACCGGAGCAATCGACTTCGTTGCTCGACCCGGCTGGCATCGTCCAAAAGCGACTCGATAACCAGCCAGTAAAAATGTCCCTTTCTGAGAACTTTGCGAAAACGATGCTTTTTGTAGTGCGCAATCAGGAAAAAATAAAAGATACATACCACGATAAAACATACGTAGCATATGGGGATGGAGCACTGACACCCAAGGCATCAACCGCATCGAGTGAGGGGAACGCCAAACCCAAGATGGAGAAAAGCGAGAAGCTCGACGATCTGTTGGCATGGGGTACGGTGATCTGGAAAGGGAATATACCGCCCGACGTGACGGAGGAAGAACTGCGCGCCGCGCGGTTCCTGGGCGAGAAACACGACGACTCCCACACCGGGACGCTGCGCGTACACCTGGACTCGCGCAATGTCACCATCGAATTCGAGGTGCAGAAGGTAGCGAAACTCCCTCCAGGCAGCGACGCGCCCGATCCACAAAAAAATGGCATCGTGCCGGGTGATGGAACTGTGCCGGTCTGGTCGGCCGAAGCCCCCGCGCACAGCGCGGAGGGTGGCGCGGCCCGCGGAATACAAATGGTCTTTGACCAAGGAGGCTATGTGCATCAGGACAGCTATAAACATCCATGGGCGCGCTGGGCGCTGCTCTACAGCATCGTGCAAATCGCGAAGGATGCACCGGCATGCTGA
- a CDS encoding tautomerase family protein → MPLINVKVIEGVFSAADKEKIISTLTDAMVSIEGESMRPVTWVIVEEVKSGDWGIAGNALTTERVKALAAGQ, encoded by the coding sequence ATGCCGCTCATTAACGTAAAAGTCATCGAAGGCGTTTTCTCCGCAGCCGACAAGGAAAAGATCATTTCTACCCTTACCGACGCAATGGTGTCGATCGAGGGCGAAAGCATGCGGCCCGTTACCTGGGTTATCGTTGAAGAAGTAAAGAGCGGTGACTGGGGCATTGCCGGCAACGCACTAACAACCGAGAGGGTTAAGGCACTGGCCGCAGGCCAGTAA
- a CDS encoding phage integrase family protein has protein sequence MANRPQQLAQMPLRSYSRTEFTALRARVKGLPIETIERLYFDRDADEPVDVAQLLRTMRDDLVAAALRDGSPVLKSHLQAAIEKYGEPRLTPVSLQLIEQVAGQWAIALPQCDHPVGRWFRPLIAARLEGEGIRTLGDLVAFVNRRGGQWWRSVPRIGVGRARVLAAWLRRHASSIGAAVEVGVDAGDALAPTATSVTAGAGQLAPLERLTLPVELSGAHGANRAPVFAYLGALHDLDAIRAYLHRYDDRPATQRVYKKELERLVLWCVAERGVALSSMRVEDCEAYKAFLAAPGERFTGPPVARTSRQWRPFAPGGLSPESQRYAVRTIRAAFTWLVAVRYLAGNPWEAVSDPSVVRRVRKLQVERALPLELWTRVRATLAERSELQGPSGPRWRAARALLLLMGDGGLRIAEAAAATRGALVWMPAEDDTPASWLLEVIGKGNKQRYVPISDECVDALRGHWRDRGEDFDAAAAAKVPDLPLVAPLVIPPTPRAREKFGESVDNEEEGASGVSGGGYSVRGARGLTKWAVAQLLDVMPDLTESQRRKLASTSPHAFRHTVGTQMLAAGVALEVVQRTLGHASLGTTSIYVSPEEARMRREAAKYHARLARDNGGRR, from the coding sequence ATGGCGAACCGCCCCCAGCAACTGGCCCAGATGCCGTTGCGCAGCTACAGCCGTACCGAATTCACGGCGCTGCGCGCGCGCGTGAAAGGCCTGCCGATCGAGACGATCGAGCGGCTGTACTTCGACCGCGATGCGGACGAGCCGGTCGACGTCGCGCAGTTGCTGCGCACGATGCGCGACGACCTGGTCGCGGCCGCGCTGCGCGATGGTTCGCCCGTATTGAAATCCCACCTGCAGGCGGCGATCGAGAAATACGGCGAGCCGCGCCTGACGCCCGTGTCGCTGCAGCTGATCGAGCAGGTGGCCGGGCAGTGGGCGATAGCGCTGCCGCAGTGCGATCACCCAGTAGGCCGCTGGTTCCGGCCGCTCATCGCCGCGCGCCTGGAAGGCGAGGGGATCCGCACGCTCGGCGACCTCGTCGCGTTCGTGAACCGCCGCGGCGGCCAGTGGTGGCGATCGGTGCCCCGTATCGGCGTCGGTCGCGCCCGCGTGCTGGCCGCCTGGTTGCGGCGTCACGCGTCGTCGATCGGCGCGGCCGTCGAGGTCGGCGTCGACGCCGGCGACGCGCTCGCGCCGACGGCTACAAGCGTCACCGCCGGCGCCGGGCAGCTGGCCCCGCTCGAGCGCCTGACACTTCCGGTCGAGCTGTCCGGCGCCCACGGTGCCAACCGGGCACCCGTGTTCGCGTATTTGGGCGCTTTGCACGATCTGGATGCGATACGCGCGTACCTGCACCGATACGACGATCGGCCCGCGACGCAACGGGTCTACAAGAAGGAGCTCGAGCGCCTCGTGCTGTGGTGCGTGGCGGAACGCGGCGTCGCGCTGTCGTCAATGCGGGTCGAGGATTGCGAAGCGTACAAGGCGTTTCTCGCTGCGCCGGGCGAACGCTTTACCGGACCGCCGGTCGCGCGCACGAGCCGCCAGTGGCGGCCGTTCGCGCCGGGCGGCCTGTCACCGGAAAGCCAACGCTACGCGGTGCGCACGATCCGCGCAGCCTTCACATGGCTGGTGGCAGTCCGGTACCTGGCCGGAAATCCTTGGGAGGCGGTCTCGGATCCGAGTGTGGTCAGGCGCGTGCGCAAGCTGCAGGTCGAGCGGGCGCTACCGCTCGAGCTCTGGACGCGCGTGCGCGCAACACTGGCCGAACGGAGCGAGTTGCAGGGCCCGAGTGGGCCGCGCTGGCGCGCCGCGCGGGCGCTGCTGTTGCTCATGGGGGATGGCGGCCTGCGGATCGCCGAGGCGGCCGCGGCGACGCGAGGGGCACTCGTCTGGATGCCGGCGGAGGACGACACGCCGGCCAGTTGGTTGCTCGAGGTGATTGGCAAGGGCAACAAGCAACGCTACGTGCCGATCAGCGACGAATGTGTCGACGCCCTCCGCGGGCATTGGCGCGATCGCGGTGAGGATTTCGACGCGGCAGCCGCGGCGAAGGTGCCGGACCTGCCGCTGGTGGCGCCGCTGGTCATCCCGCCGACGCCGCGGGCGCGAGAGAAATTCGGGGAATCTGTCGACAATGAGGAAGAGGGCGCAAGCGGCGTATCCGGAGGGGGATACTCGGTGCGTGGCGCGCGCGGGCTCACGAAATGGGCGGTCGCGCAGCTGCTCGACGTGATGCCGGACCTGACTGAATCGCAGCGGCGTAAGCTGGCCAGCACCTCACCCCATGCGTTCCGGCACACGGTCGGCACGCAGATGCTGGCCGCCGGTGTCGCGCTCGAGGTCGTACAGCGCACGCTCGGCCACGCGTCGCTCGGCACGACGTCGATCTACGTGTCGCCGGAAGAGGCCCGAATGCGTCGCGAGGCAGCGAAATATCATGCACGTTTGGCTCGTGACAACGGAGGACGTCGATGA
- a CDS encoding alkene reductase, with protein MSKLFTPYDLSGTQLANRVVMAPMTRTRTPDNIPNDLTALYYAQRASAGLIITEGLPVSEEGRGYLYTPGLYTDEQTEGWRKVTDAVHKKGGKIFAQLWHVGRLSHVSIQPGNAAPVSSGEVPATTTMVYAWVEPGKEGPVLPSVPRALTTDEVQRVTQDFVASARRAMDAGFDGVEVMAANAFLFDQFLSSALNTRTDQYGGSIANRQRFLLETIDALADAIGGEKVGVRVSPFGRIYDMEAFEGEADAWASMASALNERKLAFVHLNYQTTISAAGTPDGFGAAFRKAYQGTLIGAGGFTQELAEAELAKGELDLIAFGTAFISNPDLVERMKNGWPLTEPDRSTFYGVIGAKGYTDYPTFEQETA; from the coding sequence ATGAGTAAATTGTTTACGCCCTACGATCTCTCCGGGACGCAGCTCGCCAACCGCGTCGTCATGGCACCGATGACGCGTACGCGTACGCCCGATAACATTCCCAACGATCTCACCGCGCTCTACTACGCGCAGCGTGCTTCCGCCGGCTTGATCATCACCGAAGGTCTTCCGGTGTCCGAAGAGGGCCGCGGCTATCTGTATACGCCGGGTCTGTACACCGACGAGCAGACGGAAGGATGGCGGAAGGTCACCGACGCCGTGCACAAAAAGGGCGGCAAAATCTTTGCCCAGCTCTGGCACGTTGGCCGGCTGTCCCACGTTTCCATCCAGCCTGGCAATGCGGCTCCGGTGTCGTCGGGCGAAGTGCCGGCGACCACGACCATGGTCTACGCGTGGGTAGAACCCGGCAAGGAGGGCCCGGTCCTCCCGAGTGTGCCGCGTGCGCTGACCACGGACGAAGTGCAACGTGTCACTCAGGACTTCGTTGCATCCGCGCGTCGGGCGATGGACGCAGGCTTCGACGGCGTGGAAGTGATGGCGGCCAATGCCTTCCTGTTCGACCAGTTCCTGAGCAGCGCGCTGAACACCCGCACCGACCAATATGGTGGTTCCATCGCTAATCGTCAGCGCTTTTTGCTGGAGACGATCGACGCCCTGGCAGACGCCATTGGCGGTGAAAAGGTGGGCGTGCGGGTCTCGCCGTTCGGGCGCATCTACGATATGGAGGCCTTCGAAGGGGAAGCGGATGCGTGGGCGAGCATGGCCTCGGCCTTGAACGAACGGAAGCTGGCGTTCGTGCACCTGAACTATCAGACGACCATTTCTGCAGCAGGTACTCCGGATGGCTTTGGTGCGGCCTTTCGCAAGGCCTACCAAGGCACGCTGATCGGCGCCGGCGGCTTCACGCAGGAGCTCGCCGAAGCCGAACTGGCGAAGGGAGAACTTGACCTGATCGCGTTCGGCACGGCCTTCATTTCCAATCCCGATTTGGTGGAGCGGATGAAGAACGGTTGGCCGCTCACGGAGCCCGATCGGTCGACCTTCTATGGCGTCATTGGTGCCAAGGGCTACACCGATTATCCGACTTTCGAGCAGGAAACCGCGTAA
- a CDS encoding DUF4238 domain-containing protein, protein MEQTKHKPEPVQPGNPHQLTRNQHIFPRASIERFRNPNTGLSALSLAAKKVIYNVDAGNKLFCANHVWDQRAEGGFGASIEGDFQSLAERLIKGDTRWLSLNHRLITRFYALWQGRARYADSPEPAVKFNAGRGTPDLTWDFKERLEAWHTLYIDEENSIPSRQATGLHIEHGIMMAMREQGALEWRLCHASPDAGEFLVPDTPANFYIPLTPTLALLGASDIDVARPNVMKIINLTALVHSRRFVIAHDWTRCFVAYSGRQYMHSRMQPRFSVNLFPDDCVAAADAT, encoded by the coding sequence ATGGAACAGACCAAGCATAAGCCCGAGCCGGTTCAACCGGGAAATCCGCACCAGCTCACGCGAAACCAGCACATTTTCCCGCGAGCAAGCATTGAGCGGTTCCGCAATCCGAACACGGGTTTGTCGGCGCTCAGTCTTGCTGCGAAGAAGGTCATCTACAACGTCGATGCCGGGAACAAGCTCTTTTGTGCCAACCACGTGTGGGATCAGCGGGCCGAAGGGGGCTTTGGTGCAAGCATCGAAGGTGATTTTCAGTCGCTCGCCGAGCGGCTGATAAAGGGCGACACGCGGTGGCTGAGTTTGAATCACCGGCTGATCACGCGGTTCTACGCACTCTGGCAAGGGCGAGCAAGATACGCTGATAGTCCCGAACCTGCAGTCAAGTTCAATGCCGGCCGCGGCACTCCAGATCTGACCTGGGATTTTAAGGAGCGCCTGGAGGCCTGGCATACGCTCTACATTGACGAAGAGAATTCGATACCGAGTCGTCAGGCCACTGGGCTTCATATTGAACATGGGATCATGATGGCCATGAGGGAGCAGGGTGCGTTGGAGTGGCGCTTGTGCCACGCGAGCCCGGACGCGGGGGAATTTCTGGTGCCCGATACGCCAGCGAATTTCTATATTCCCCTGACGCCGACTCTGGCCTTACTCGGTGCGTCGGACATCGACGTTGCACGGCCGAACGTGATGAAGATCATCAATCTGACAGCGTTGGTGCACAGCCGTCGATTCGTCATCGCGCATGATTGGACCCGTTGCTTCGTTGCCTATAGCGGACGTCAATATATGCATTCGCGAATGCAACCGCGGTTCAGCGTCAATCTCTTTCCTGACGACTGCGTGGCCGCAGCCGACGCAACGTGA
- a CDS encoding MalY/PatB family protein yields MGYNFDRSISRRNTNAMAEEGFANYLFGADAPALALEMPREELISMWVADMQFAAPDAAIDAITERLKHPIFGYTADLDEQLYQAFHSWCAQRYSWHFAREEMQVSLGVIPALFALVEYVCRPGDKVLSLTPAYGYFKHAALQRDREFVTSRMLASDDGKYSIDFEDFEAKVSDPAVKLFFLCHPHNPTGRIWTSDELRRMGELCIANGVKIVSDEIHCDLLRTGNAHTPLAKLFPGSPDIITCMAVSKTFNLAGMMIATVIIPDPELRSEWKRRHYPFVNPLSLAAAIGAYRDGAPWLDALRLYLDENFALTQRFVSDHLPKAKFRVPEATYLAWIDLRTYFDDSVNLTRFFLEKSGVVLEGGEMFVENGDRRVRLNLACPRAQLRLSLERIRDAIVKQYH; encoded by the coding sequence ATGGGCTATAACTTTGATCGCTCGATCTCCCGCCGCAACACAAATGCAATGGCGGAGGAAGGTTTCGCGAATTATCTGTTCGGAGCGGATGCACCTGCACTTGCACTCGAGATGCCGAGAGAAGAGCTGATATCGATGTGGGTCGCCGACATGCAATTCGCCGCCCCCGATGCCGCCATCGATGCCATTACCGAGCGCCTCAAACATCCCATCTTCGGCTACACGGCGGACCTGGACGAGCAGCTCTATCAGGCTTTCCACTCCTGGTGTGCGCAACGATACAGCTGGCATTTCGCTCGCGAGGAAATGCAGGTCTCACTCGGCGTCATACCAGCCCTCTTCGCACTCGTAGAATATGTGTGCCGCCCCGGCGACAAAGTGCTTAGTCTGACGCCGGCCTATGGATACTTCAAACACGCGGCGCTTCAGCGCGATCGCGAATTCGTGACGTCGCGCATGCTCGCATCCGACGACGGCAAGTACTCGATCGACTTTGAGGACTTCGAAGCGAAAGTTAGCGATCCGGCGGTGAAGCTCTTTTTCCTCTGCCACCCTCACAATCCGACCGGCCGGATCTGGACAAGCGACGAGCTGCGCCGAATGGGTGAACTCTGCATCGCAAACGGTGTGAAGATTGTTTCTGACGAGATCCATTGCGACTTGCTAAGAACCGGAAATGCACACACGCCGTTGGCGAAGTTGTTCCCGGGTAGCCCGGACATCATCACGTGCATGGCCGTTAGCAAGACGTTCAATCTGGCAGGAATGATGATCGCGACCGTCATCATCCCGGATCCGGAATTGCGCTCAGAATGGAAACGGCGCCACTACCCGTTCGTGAACCCGCTCAGTCTCGCCGCCGCCATCGGTGCGTACCGCGATGGCGCTCCGTGGTTGGATGCGCTGCGGCTGTATCTGGACGAGAACTTCGCCCTGACTCAACGCTTTGTGAGCGATCACTTGCCAAAAGCAAAATTTCGCGTTCCGGAAGCGACTTATCTGGCGTGGATCGACCTACGGACCTATTTCGACGATTCAGTCAACCTCACGCGTTTCTTTCTTGAAAAATCAGGCGTCGTTCTGGAAGGCGGAGAGATGTTCGTCGAGAACGGCGACCGCAGAGTGCGACTCAATCTTGCGTGTCCGCGGGCGCAGCTTCGGCTGTCCCTCGAACGAATCCGAGATGCAATTGTGAAGCAATACCATTGA
- a CDS encoding FRG domain-containing protein has product MRQPNDYSLTGRAEQHIATVSSLASYLQAINRHVDGGTKFLFRGQREEQWVLKPSIARHPRVWADTEQAMLREFKERAIPHLESTVDLGDADWLAIAQHHNMPTRLLDWSGSALAALWFAIHQPAAPSKGRRRAPDAAVWILRYTGQDLIRDYERADALSVERTPLLKPRHVSRRIAAQDGWFSLHRAHANDAGISFVSLDSNQAYKDRLHYVRIPARAFGRMRTELKIAGVSRAVLFPDLEGVAGVVTAMHLYPDDEIPARLGSL; this is encoded by the coding sequence ATGCGACAACCGAACGATTATTCCCTCACCGGCCGCGCCGAACAGCACATCGCGACCGTCAGCAGTCTTGCGAGTTACCTTCAGGCGATTAACCGGCACGTTGACGGCGGTACGAAGTTCCTGTTCCGAGGTCAGCGCGAGGAGCAGTGGGTGCTGAAGCCGAGCATCGCGCGACACCCGCGCGTGTGGGCGGACACCGAGCAGGCGATGTTGCGGGAGTTCAAAGAACGGGCGATACCGCATCTCGAATCGACCGTCGATCTCGGCGATGCGGATTGGCTGGCGATCGCGCAACATCACAATATGCCGACCCGCTTGCTCGACTGGAGCGGGAGTGCGCTTGCCGCGCTCTGGTTCGCGATTCATCAGCCCGCGGCGCCATCGAAGGGGCGCCGACGCGCCCCGGACGCCGCAGTCTGGATCCTGCGCTACACCGGACAGGATCTGATCCGTGATTACGAGCGGGCAGATGCTCTCTCGGTTGAGCGTACGCCGCTTCTCAAGCCGCGGCACGTGTCCCGTCGGATTGCGGCACAGGATGGATGGTTCAGTCTGCATCGGGCTCACGCCAACGACGCGGGGATCAGTTTCGTCTCGCTCGACTCGAATCAGGCGTATAAGGACCGACTGCACTACGTGAGGATCCCGGCGCGTGCGTTCGGGCGAATGCGCACGGAGCTCAAGATCGCCGGCGTCAGCCGCGCCGTGCTGTTTCCCGATCTCGAAGGAGTGGCCGGCGTTGTGACGGCGATGCACCTCTATCCCGACGACGAGATCCCCGCGCGTCTGGGTTCCCTATAG
- a CDS encoding T6SS immunity protein Tli4 family protein, translating to MTNPLLSKPRPWCIGRFVFDRPVASKITNQRYAFWGNKLETQHNASPGEYQAKVDAAEKKYRTERRFDPANPRSQSSPVWLEKAFSPTKTSKVFAYQEGIAKAAKLPFDTDGYIYENNTLFHTTGSFGSGGLDKFEPVYSDLYRRIKTRDNWSVPTETGFCFDGGIATGSSTYTEEVSQSFALMPGRPALLVIQMRDAVDVDQKSPLTKTLPELRSKMDRISSGSYRILRQGKRTVAGMDAEEVLFALKEGEITSYRFYLLAPGDPSTVAKPHTAIQLLLGASSPDLTPDEATSPVDEAGALQTWETLLNSLRLRPGAV from the coding sequence ATGACGAATCCCTTGCTGTCCAAGCCGCGCCCGTGGTGCATCGGGCGCTTCGTATTTGACCGGCCAGTGGCAAGCAAAATTACCAATCAACGATACGCATTTTGGGGGAACAAACTAGAGACGCAGCACAATGCATCTCCTGGCGAGTATCAAGCCAAAGTCGACGCCGCGGAAAAAAAATACCGCACTGAAAGACGATTTGATCCTGCAAATCCAAGAAGTCAATCGAGCCCTGTCTGGCTTGAGAAAGCATTTTCTCCGACAAAGACTTCAAAGGTTTTCGCTTATCAAGAGGGAATCGCAAAGGCTGCGAAATTGCCCTTTGATACGGATGGTTATATTTACGAAAACAACACCTTGTTCCATACAACTGGGTCATTTGGCTCAGGTGGCTTGGACAAGTTCGAGCCTGTGTATTCTGACCTCTATCGTCGCATCAAGACACGCGATAACTGGTCGGTCCCAACCGAAACGGGATTCTGCTTCGACGGCGGAATCGCCACGGGGTCGTCAACCTACACCGAGGAGGTCAGCCAGTCGTTTGCACTGATGCCAGGGCGACCGGCGCTGCTGGTGATCCAGATGCGTGATGCCGTCGACGTCGACCAGAAGTCGCCACTGACAAAGACTCTTCCTGAGCTGCGCTCGAAGATGGATCGCATCTCGAGCGGCAGCTACCGCATTCTGCGACAAGGCAAGCGCACGGTGGCCGGGATGGATGCCGAGGAAGTGCTGTTCGCGCTGAAGGAAGGCGAGATTACGTCCTATCGCTTCTACCTGCTCGCGCCGGGCGATCCGAGCACAGTGGCGAAACCGCATACGGCTATTCAGTTGCTGCTCGGTGCGAGCAGCCCCGATTTGACGCCCGACGAGGCAACGTCACCGGTCGATGAAGCCGGCGCACTGCAAACGTGGGAGACGTTGCTGAACAGCCTACGTCTCCGACCAGGTGCAGTCTAA
- a CDS encoding H-NS family nucleoid-associated regulatory protein — protein sequence MDAPTLPALRAELDALNIELARVRAQEKKAALAAFKEQVTLYDITQQEVLSALGYLQPKRRRAAAQFYDPSSGRSWSGRGPRPKWLVGKNLDDYRIDRVPQPWWPGEEAA from the coding sequence ATGGACGCCCCTACCCTGCCCGCCCTCCGCGCCGAACTCGACGCGCTGAATATCGAACTGGCCCGCGTCCGGGCGCAGGAAAAAAAGGCCGCGCTGGCCGCCTTCAAGGAACAGGTCACGCTGTACGACATTACCCAGCAGGAAGTGCTGTCGGCACTAGGCTATCTGCAGCCGAAGCGCCGCCGCGCGGCCGCCCAATTCTACGACCCGTCGTCGGGTCGCAGCTGGTCGGGGCGCGGCCCGCGGCCGAAGTGGCTCGTCGGCAAGAACCTTGACGACTACCGGATCGACCGGGTACCGCAGCCTTGGTGGCCGGGCGAAGAAGCGGCGTGA
- a CDS encoding PAAR domain-containing protein, translated as MRRYDIVKGDTTTLGGIVQGGDSADLIGGREQAYERDPVWCPVCKTLGKIECTGPRISTTGPDGREAALSDDLCVCQCPTPPRLVASQSVSYIDV; from the coding sequence ATGCGACGATACGACATAGTGAAAGGTGACACGACGACCCTCGGCGGTATCGTCCAAGGCGGCGATAGCGCCGATCTGATCGGCGGTCGCGAACAGGCCTACGAGCGCGATCCGGTGTGGTGCCCTGTCTGCAAGACGTTGGGTAAAATCGAGTGCACCGGTCCGCGGATATCCACCACGGGGCCGGACGGACGAGAAGCAGCGTTGAGCGATGATCTGTGCGTGTGTCAGTGCCCGACACCGCCTCGCCTGGTCGCCTCGCAATCGGTCTCGTATATCGACGTTTGA